A part of Mycolicibacterium sp. TUM20985 genomic DNA contains:
- a CDS encoding cyclopropane mycolic acid synthase family methyltransferase, with the protein MVETKAERMKTSTTMEPHFEEVQAHYDLSDEFFGLFQDPSRTYSCAYFERDDMTLEEAQMAKLDLALGKLNLEPGMTLLDIGCGWGSVMQRAIEKFDVNVVGLTLSKNQRAFGQKLLDGLDTTRSSRVLLRGWEQFDESVDRIISLEAIEAFPPERYAPFFQSCSDMLPADGRMVLQAILGHPLKRWPEMGIPIVMTDLRFMRFIAKEIFPGGSIPCDEDIINLSEAAGFKVSDKQLLDEHYVRTLDLWATALEQHHDEAVAATSEEVYERYMKYLVGCSDFFQRGISELGQFTLVKG; encoded by the coding sequence ATGGTTGAGACGAAGGCCGAACGAATGAAGACGTCGACGACCATGGAACCGCACTTCGAAGAGGTCCAGGCGCACTACGACTTGTCCGACGAGTTCTTCGGCCTGTTCCAGGATCCGTCGCGGACCTACAGCTGCGCGTACTTCGAGCGTGACGACATGACGCTCGAAGAAGCTCAGATGGCCAAGCTCGATCTGGCGCTCGGCAAGCTGAACCTCGAGCCTGGCATGACGCTGCTCGACATCGGCTGCGGCTGGGGTTCGGTGATGCAGCGTGCGATCGAGAAGTTCGACGTCAACGTCGTCGGCCTGACGTTGAGCAAGAACCAGCGCGCATTCGGACAGAAGTTGCTGGACGGTCTCGACACCACGCGGTCGAGCCGGGTGCTGCTCCGCGGGTGGGAGCAGTTCGACGAATCCGTCGATCGCATCATTAGCCTCGAGGCGATCGAGGCGTTCCCGCCGGAGCGCTATGCGCCGTTCTTCCAGAGCTGCAGCGACATGCTGCCCGCCGATGGCCGAATGGTGTTGCAGGCCATCCTTGGTCACCCCCTGAAGCGCTGGCCGGAGATGGGCATCCCGATCGTGATGACCGACCTGCGGTTCATGCGGTTCATCGCCAAGGAGATCTTCCCGGGCGGCTCGATCCCATGCGACGAGGACATCATCAACCTGTCTGAGGCGGCTGGCTTCAAGGTCTCGGACAAGCAGTTGCTGGACGAGCACTACGTGCGGACGCTGGATCTGTGGGCGACGGCGTTGGAGCAGCATCACGACGAGGCGGTCGCCGCGACGTCCGAAGAGGTCTACGAGCGATACATGAAGTACCTGGTGGGTTGCAGCGACTTCTTCCAGCGCGGCATCAGCGAGCTGGGGCAGTTCACGCTCGTCAAGGGGTAG
- a CDS encoding cyclopropane mycolic acid synthase family methyltransferase: MNSSSETQSPSPAQSQWLSKSASQTRGSDKKEVQFHYDISNDFFKLWQDPNQVYSCAYFERDDMTLEEAQMAKIDLSLGKLGLEPGMTLLDIGCGWGATIMRAVEKYDVNVIGLTLSENQKQHIEQHWIANSTSDRTMEVRLQPWEDFSGQVDRIVSIGAFEHFGFNKYDDYFKNTFDWLPDDGVQMLHTITIPEDEEIKAKKLPLTMSRVRFIKFIMDEIYPGGRLPLASMVTNHAVKAGWTITREQHLQPHYVKTLDTWAANLEAKKDEAIEITNEVIYERFLKYLTGCADLFREGYTDVVQFTCEKV, encoded by the coding sequence ATGAATTCCTCGAGCGAGACGCAAAGCCCGTCACCTGCACAGTCCCAGTGGCTGTCCAAGTCCGCGTCGCAGACGCGTGGATCGGACAAGAAGGAAGTCCAGTTCCACTACGACATCTCGAATGACTTCTTCAAGCTCTGGCAGGATCCGAACCAGGTGTACAGCTGCGCCTATTTCGAGCGTGACGACATGACGCTCGAAGAAGCCCAGATGGCGAAGATCGATTTGTCGCTCGGCAAGCTCGGCCTGGAGCCGGGGATGACTCTGCTCGACATCGGCTGCGGCTGGGGCGCGACGATCATGCGGGCGGTCGAGAAGTACGACGTCAATGTCATCGGCCTGACGCTCTCGGAGAACCAGAAGCAGCACATCGAGCAGCACTGGATCGCCAACTCGACCAGCGATCGCACGATGGAAGTTCGCCTGCAGCCGTGGGAGGACTTCAGCGGTCAGGTCGATCGGATCGTGTCCATCGGCGCCTTCGAGCACTTCGGCTTCAACAAGTACGACGACTACTTCAAGAACACCTTCGACTGGCTGCCCGACGACGGCGTGCAGATGCTGCACACGATCACCATCCCCGAGGATGAGGAGATCAAGGCCAAGAAGCTGCCGCTGACCATGTCACGGGTGCGCTTCATCAAGTTCATCATGGACGAGATCTACCCCGGCGGTCGTCTGCCGCTGGCGTCGATGGTCACCAATCACGCGGTCAAGGCCGGTTGGACCATCACCCGCGAACAGCACCTGCAGCCGCACTACGTCAAGACGTTGGACACCTGGGCGGCGAACCTCGAGGCCAAGAAGGACGAGGCCATCGAGATCACCAACGAGGTCATCTACGAGCGGTTCCTCAAGTACCTGACCGGCTGTGCCGATCTGTTCCGCGAGGGCTACACCGACGTCGTTCAATTCACCTGCGAGAAAGTGTAA
- a CDS encoding very short patch repair endonuclease — protein MADSWASSPEARARMQSNKSRDTKPELALRSAVHALGLRYRVSAKPLRELRRTADLVFPRAKVAVFLDGCFWHGCPEHHTVASANATFWAEKVEANRARDRDTDGRLAAAGWVSVRIWEHEDPVAAARQVEEVVRARRDGDGGVVVTPGGSAE, from the coding sequence ATGGCGGATTCGTGGGCGTCGTCACCGGAGGCTCGGGCGCGGATGCAGTCGAACAAGAGCCGCGACACCAAACCCGAACTGGCGCTGCGGTCAGCCGTGCATGCGTTGGGCCTGCGCTACCGGGTATCGGCCAAGCCGTTGCGCGAGCTGCGGCGGACCGCCGATCTGGTGTTCCCGCGGGCGAAGGTCGCGGTGTTCCTCGACGGCTGCTTCTGGCACGGCTGCCCCGAGCATCACACCGTCGCGTCGGCCAACGCCACGTTCTGGGCCGAGAAGGTCGAGGCGAACCGCGCCAGGGACCGCGATACCGACGGGCGGCTGGCCGCGGCGGGCTGGGTGAGCGTCAGGATCTGGGAGCACGAAGACCCGGTGGCGGCGGCGCGGCAGGTCGAGGAGGTCGTGCGGGCCCGCCGCGACGGGGACGGCGGCGTCGTCGTCACACCTGGTGGATCCGCGGAATAG
- the recD gene encoding exodeoxyribonuclease V subunit alpha codes for MSSTETVDEADWRRAAGASGLLRTFNDAGVLESSDVHVAQRLTALAGEADERVALAVAFVVRGLRGGSVCVDLSSVAAQVDDPELPWPAADAWLAAVHASPLLAAPHVLRREGDLLYLDRYWREEEQVAKDLRAMLGGATTAADTDLERLFPAGYEEQRRAAKTALSQRLTVLTGGPGTGKTTTVARLLALFAGQSGSAPRLRIALAAPTGKAAARLQEAVQVEIDELDPADRERISGLRATTLHRLLGSRPDNSSRFRHHRANRLPHDVIVVDETSMVSLTMMARLLEAVRPEARLLLVGDPDQLASVEAGAVLADLVEGLGATEGTAVAALQTSHRFGESIGALAAAIRDGDADGAIEVLRAGGEHIEWLDVEDAMADLSKVLLPQALRLREAAVLGDAATALETLDEHRLLCAHRRGPHGVQHWNRQVERWLAEATGEPIWSDWYAGRPVLVTANDYGLTLYNGDTGVTVSDPTGLRAVIGGAGAPLSFATGRLADVDTMHAMTIHKSQGSQASEVTVLMPPVDSRLLTRELFYTAVTRAKAKVRVVGSEASVRAAIDRRAVRASGLALRLQRPAAD; via the coding sequence ATGAGCTCGACCGAGACCGTTGACGAGGCCGACTGGCGCCGCGCGGCCGGGGCATCCGGACTGTTGCGGACGTTCAACGACGCCGGCGTCCTCGAATCGTCGGATGTGCATGTGGCGCAGCGTCTTACGGCCCTGGCTGGCGAGGCCGACGAGCGGGTCGCCCTCGCGGTGGCCTTCGTGGTGCGCGGGTTGCGGGGCGGCTCGGTGTGCGTCGACCTGAGCTCGGTCGCCGCGCAGGTCGACGATCCCGAACTTCCGTGGCCGGCAGCCGACGCCTGGTTGGCGGCCGTGCACGCGAGCCCGCTGCTGGCCGCGCCGCACGTGCTGCGCCGGGAGGGCGACCTGCTGTACCTGGACCGGTACTGGCGCGAGGAGGAGCAGGTCGCCAAGGATCTGCGGGCGATGCTGGGCGGGGCGACGACCGCGGCGGACACCGACCTCGAGCGCCTGTTTCCCGCCGGGTACGAGGAGCAGCGCCGGGCGGCGAAGACCGCACTGTCGCAACGGCTCACGGTGCTGACCGGTGGACCGGGAACGGGTAAGACCACCACCGTGGCGCGACTGCTGGCCTTGTTCGCCGGGCAGTCGGGCTCGGCGCCGCGGCTGCGCATCGCTCTGGCGGCACCGACCGGCAAGGCTGCCGCGCGGCTGCAGGAGGCCGTGCAGGTCGAGATCGACGAACTGGATCCGGCCGACCGGGAACGCATCTCCGGCCTGCGCGCGACGACGCTGCACCGGCTGCTGGGCAGTCGGCCGGACAACTCGTCACGGTTCCGGCATCACCGGGCCAACCGGCTGCCGCACGATGTGATCGTGGTGGACGAGACGTCGATGGTGTCGTTGACCATGATGGCGCGACTGCTGGAAGCGGTGCGGCCCGAGGCGCGTCTGCTGCTGGTGGGCGACCCCGACCAACTCGCGTCCGTCGAGGCGGGCGCGGTGTTGGCGGACCTGGTGGAGGGGCTCGGCGCCACCGAGGGCACCGCGGTCGCTGCCCTGCAGACGTCGCACCGCTTCGGCGAGTCGATCGGTGCGCTGGCCGCAGCAATCCGCGACGGGGACGCCGACGGCGCGATCGAGGTGCTGCGCGCGGGTGGTGAGCACATCGAGTGGCTCGACGTCGAGGACGCCATGGCCGATCTCTCTAAGGTGCTTCTGCCGCAAGCGCTTCGGCTCCGGGAGGCGGCGGTGCTCGGTGATGCCGCGACGGCGCTCGAGACGCTCGACGAACACCGCCTGCTGTGCGCTCATCGCCGCGGCCCGCACGGGGTACAGCACTGGAATCGACAGGTCGAGCGGTGGCTCGCCGAAGCGACCGGGGAGCCCATCTGGTCGGACTGGTACGCCGGTCGACCGGTGCTGGTCACGGCCAACGACTACGGGCTCACGCTGTACAACGGCGACACCGGGGTCACCGTCAGCGACCCGACCGGGCTGCGCGCCGTCATCGGTGGTGCGGGTGCGCCGCTGTCGTTCGCCACGGGGCGACTCGCCGACGTCGACACCATGCACGCGATGACGATCCACAAGAGCCAGGGTTCGCAGGCGTCCGAGGTGACGGTGTTGATGCCGCCGGTCGACTCGCGACTGTTGACGCGTGAGCTGTTCTACACCGCCGTCACGCGGGCCAAGGCGAAGGTGCGGGTCGTCGGTTCGGAGGCGTCGGTGCGGGCGGCCATCGATCGTCGCGCGGTCCGCGCGTCCGGGTTGGCGCTCAGATTGCAGCGACCGGCCGCGGACTAA
- a CDS encoding DNA cytosine methyltransferase yields the protein MSSRADVASDVGLERFRTRNGIYERHVARRDGRQTASVMAGYTGTDARPTCADEAERAWLQSTVAPPCGAARSSVRVVDLFSGCGGLSIGVAEAARALNRSFEPVLAVDVDAVAAKTYAANFPSGTTLCRDVDDVLPGEVGSRLTSAERLLAKGHADVDVLVGGPPCQGHSDFNNRTRHADDKNELYRTMVRAAEVLGPQHILIENVPGAINDRRAVVQRTADALADLGYHVSIGVIDLSEIGVPQRRRRLVLAASLTQTTGVDDVVHRHRRSPRDVAWAFQDLESQAEPTKLVDMVARSAPATRRRIDYLFESGEFDLPDRERPACHADGGHSYKAIYGRLAWDRPSHTITTGFYSMCMGRYVHPSRRRTITAHEAARLQYIPDWFSFDGVTQRTALARMIGNAVPSRLSYAVALEWLR from the coding sequence GTGAGCAGCCGCGCCGACGTCGCCTCCGACGTCGGACTCGAGCGCTTCCGGACCCGCAACGGGATCTACGAACGGCATGTCGCGCGTCGGGACGGTCGGCAGACCGCCAGCGTGATGGCCGGTTACACCGGCACCGATGCCCGGCCCACGTGCGCCGACGAAGCCGAGCGCGCCTGGCTGCAGAGCACCGTCGCGCCGCCGTGCGGGGCGGCGCGGTCCTCGGTTCGCGTCGTCGATCTGTTCTCGGGCTGCGGCGGGCTGTCCATCGGGGTGGCCGAAGCGGCGCGGGCGCTCAATCGATCGTTCGAACCGGTGCTCGCCGTCGACGTCGACGCGGTAGCGGCAAAGACCTACGCGGCCAACTTCCCCTCGGGCACCACGCTGTGCCGTGACGTCGACGACGTGCTGCCCGGCGAGGTCGGCTCGCGGCTCACCTCGGCCGAACGGCTGCTGGCCAAAGGCCACGCCGACGTCGACGTGCTGGTGGGTGGGCCGCCGTGTCAGGGTCACAGCGACTTCAACAACCGCACCCGCCACGCCGACGACAAGAACGAGCTTTACCGAACGATGGTTCGGGCAGCCGAAGTTCTTGGCCCGCAACATATTCTGATCGAGAACGTGCCGGGGGCCATCAACGACCGACGAGCCGTCGTCCAACGCACCGCCGACGCCCTGGCAGACCTCGGATACCACGTGTCGATCGGCGTGATCGACCTCAGCGAGATCGGCGTGCCGCAGCGCCGACGTCGACTGGTCCTGGCGGCCAGCCTCACCCAGACGACCGGCGTCGACGACGTCGTGCACCGGCACCGCCGCAGTCCTCGCGACGTGGCTTGGGCATTCCAGGATCTGGAGAGCCAGGCCGAACCCACCAAGCTGGTGGACATGGTCGCCAGGTCGGCGCCCGCAACGCGACGGCGCATCGACTACCTCTTCGAGAGCGGCGAATTCGACCTGCCGGACCGCGAACGGCCCGCCTGCCACGCCGACGGCGGCCACAGCTACAAGGCCATCTACGGGCGGCTGGCGTGGGACCGCCCGTCGCACACCATCACCACCGGCTTCTACAGCATGTGCATGGGCCGCTACGTGCACCCGAGCCGTCGTCGCACCATCACCGCCCACGAAGCCGCACGGCTGCAATACATTCCGGATTGGTTCTCGTTCGATGGCGTCACCCAGCGCACCGCCCTGGCCAGGATGATCGGCAACGCCGTGCCGTCCCGGCTGAGCTACGCCGTCGCACTGGAATGGCTGCGGTGA
- the usfY gene encoding protein UsfY → MKSAHRDPVDHCRTTQPHAGESFIDTLWLPGLLLIMLGTVTIAGFLAATAYQQTAWQLPLAFIAGALVTAGTILIALEHHRVIRVEERWFAEHPRVH, encoded by the coding sequence ATGAAAAGCGCGCATCGCGATCCCGTGGATCACTGCCGCACCACACAGCCGCATGCCGGCGAATCGTTCATCGACACGCTGTGGCTACCCGGCCTGTTGCTCATCATGTTGGGCACCGTGACGATCGCTGGCTTCCTGGCGGCGACCGCCTACCAACAGACCGCCTGGCAGCTACCGCTCGCGTTCATCGCCGGAGCACTCGTCACCGCCGGAACCATCCTCATCGCACTGGAGCACCACCGCGTCATACGCGTCGAGGAACGTTGGTTCGCCGAACATCCGCGTGTGCACTAG
- a CDS encoding DNA cytosine methyltransferase, which yields MAAVTLKVAGLFAGIGGLELGMAANGHHAHLLVENSSPAMHVLRRRFPDTKLEADVRDVGSLPTGTDVVVAGFPCQDLSSVGRKAGIVGARSSLVGEVLRLLSDGDVPWVVLENVPFLVSLGRGAALRVITTALTQLGYRWAYRVVDTNAFGLPQRRNRWYLVGSRVGDPRDVLLADDCEKPLATSGYPDVACGFYWTEGMRSFGWAVDGVPPIKCGSSVGVASPPAIRLPTGRYVTPDLRDTERLQGFPVDWTAPADEVARRGERWRMVGNSVSVPVAAWIGSRLVDPGRYDPGADLPWTGTKWSRRAAWADLDGVVHVADVGPWPVWEPRLPLVDFLRFPGKPLSVRAASGFLRRTGKGALRFPDGFLDELAAYAESSRNP from the coding sequence ATGGCTGCGGTGACGCTGAAGGTCGCGGGGCTCTTCGCCGGCATCGGCGGGCTCGAGCTGGGCATGGCGGCCAACGGTCATCACGCCCACCTGCTCGTCGAGAATTCCTCACCCGCCATGCACGTGCTGCGGCGGCGGTTCCCCGACACCAAGCTCGAAGCCGACGTGCGCGACGTCGGTTCGTTGCCGACGGGGACCGATGTCGTCGTCGCCGGCTTTCCCTGCCAGGATCTGAGCAGTGTCGGGCGCAAGGCCGGAATCGTCGGCGCCCGAAGCAGTCTGGTCGGCGAGGTGTTGCGGCTGCTCTCCGACGGTGACGTGCCGTGGGTGGTGCTCGAGAACGTGCCGTTCCTCGTGTCGCTGGGTCGCGGGGCCGCACTGCGGGTGATCACGACGGCGTTGACGCAGCTGGGGTATCGGTGGGCGTACCGCGTCGTCGACACCAATGCCTTCGGGCTGCCGCAGCGGCGCAACCGGTGGTACCTCGTCGGGTCGCGGGTGGGCGACCCCAGGGACGTGCTGCTGGCCGACGACTGCGAGAAGCCCTTGGCGACGAGCGGTTACCCGGACGTGGCCTGCGGCTTCTATTGGACCGAGGGCATGCGTTCCTTCGGCTGGGCCGTCGACGGCGTGCCGCCCATCAAGTGCGGATCCTCGGTGGGGGTGGCCTCGCCCCCGGCGATCAGGCTCCCGACGGGCCGCTACGTCACCCCCGACCTTCGCGATACCGAACGGCTGCAAGGCTTTCCCGTGGATTGGACCGCACCCGCCGACGAGGTGGCGCGCCGCGGCGAGCGCTGGCGGATGGTCGGCAACTCGGTCAGCGTGCCCGTCGCCGCCTGGATCGGCAGCCGGCTCGTCGACCCCGGCCGCTACGACCCCGGCGCCGACTTGCCGTGGACGGGAACCAAGTGGTCGCGCCGCGCGGCGTGGGCGGACCTCGACGGCGTCGTACACGTCGCGGACGTCGGGCCGTGGCCGGTGTGGGAGCCGAGGCTGCCGTTGGTGGACTTCCTGCGATTCCCGGGCAAGCCGCTGTCGGTGCGGGCGGCGTCGGGCTTCCTGCGGCGGACGGGCAAGGGGGCGTTGCGGTTTCCCGACGGGTTCCTCGACGAGCTGGCGGCGTATGCGGAATCTTCGCGCAACCCCTAG
- the arr gene encoding NAD(+)--rifampin ADP-ribosyltransferase — protein MTNKPKPFEVHASGAYLHGTKAALAVGDLLMPGRESNYAPGRIMNHVYVTQTLDAAVWGAEMAVGDGPGRIYVVEPEGALEDDPNVTDKKLPGNPTLSYRTSEPVRIVGELVDWVGHTPEQLQTMRSGLADLRRRGLDVIYD, from the coding sequence ATGACGAACAAGCCCAAGCCCTTCGAGGTGCACGCCTCGGGTGCGTATCTTCACGGCACCAAAGCCGCACTGGCGGTGGGTGATCTGCTGATGCCCGGTCGCGAATCGAACTACGCCCCCGGCCGCATCATGAACCACGTCTACGTGACGCAGACCCTCGACGCCGCGGTGTGGGGCGCCGAGATGGCGGTCGGCGACGGCCCCGGCCGCATCTACGTCGTCGAACCCGAAGGCGCACTCGAGGACGACCCGAACGTGACGGACAAGAAGCTGCCCGGCAATCCGACCCTTTCCTACCGGACCAGCGAACCCGTGCGCATCGTCGGTGAGCTGGTCGACTGGGTGGGGCACACCCCCGAGCAGCTGCAGACGATGCGCAGCGGACTGGCCGACCTCAGGCGCCGAGGGCTCGACGTCATCTACGACTAG
- a CDS encoding NYN domain-containing protein, giving the protein MTEREDPRVAVYLDFDNIVISRYDQVNGRNSFQRDKTKGLEVDRLHRATVDVGAIIDFASSFGTLVLTRAYADWSADVNAGYRGQLVSRAVDLVQLFPAAAYGKNGADIRLAVDAVEDMFRLPDLTHVVIVAGDSDYIALAQRCKRLGRYVVGIGVAGSSSRSLAAACDDFVIYDALPGVPVFEPPEIAAPEKDEPEPEPKKRAPRRRATRPQVVEEEEPETPDPQTAATGLLQRALRIGLEKDDVEWLHNSAVKAQMKRMDPSFSEKSLGFRSFSDFLRSRTDVVELDESSTTRMVRLRADA; this is encoded by the coding sequence ATGACGGAACGTGAGGACCCCCGCGTCGCGGTCTACTTGGATTTCGACAACATCGTGATCTCACGGTACGACCAGGTGAACGGCCGCAACTCGTTTCAGCGCGACAAGACCAAGGGCCTGGAGGTCGACCGGCTGCACCGCGCCACCGTCGACGTCGGAGCGATCATCGACTTCGCCTCGTCCTTCGGGACACTAGTGCTGACCAGGGCCTACGCCGACTGGTCGGCCGACGTCAACGCCGGTTACCGCGGCCAGTTGGTCAGTCGCGCCGTCGACCTCGTGCAGCTGTTCCCCGCGGCGGCCTACGGCAAGAACGGTGCCGACATCCGATTGGCCGTGGACGCGGTCGAGGACATGTTCCGTCTCCCCGACCTGACGCACGTCGTCATCGTCGCGGGCGACTCCGACTACATCGCGCTCGCGCAGCGGTGCAAGCGGCTCGGACGCTACGTCGTGGGCATCGGGGTGGCGGGCTCGTCGAGCCGTTCCCTGGCAGCGGCGTGCGACGACTTCGTCATCTACGACGCGCTACCCGGCGTGCCGGTCTTCGAGCCGCCGGAGATCGCCGCCCCCGAGAAGGACGAACCGGAGCCGGAGCCGAAGAAACGCGCCCCGCGGCGGCGGGCCACCCGGCCGCAGGTGGTCGAGGAGGAGGAGCCGGAGACGCCCGATCCGCAAACCGCCGCGACCGGACTCCTGCAACGTGCCCTGCGCATCGGGCTGGAGAAGGACGACGTCGAGTGGCTGCACAACTCGGCGGTGAAGGCGCAGATGAAGCGGATGGATCCCTCGTTCAGCGAGAAGTCGCTGGGCTTCCGGTCGTTCAGCGACTTCTTGCGCTCACGCACCGACGTCGTGGAGCTCGATGAGAGCTCCACGACGCGGATGGTGCGATTACGCGCTGACGCCTAG
- a CDS encoding L,D-transpeptidase has translation MAATFAVLAVLGGVVVSGSERCVHGCQVLAAPRDLAEAQTPTVPASTPAMLSVMPAPAADKVNPSSPVVVSATAGTLTDVTMTNDSGKVVPGVLTPDHTAWKPTGQLGYGRTYTMKVLARGPAGMPSRQESSFTTVSPSKQTQVYFETTDGGLLQDGATYGVGAVVVAHFDEDIDNKANAERHLSVTTNPPVAGSWYWIDDQTAHWRPQKYYAPGTTVTVAANVYGTPLGDGLYGEEDEHVSFKIGDAHVSIADDITHMVSVYDNGKLVRTMPTSMGMGGVQTIAGNTFSFFTPPGVYTVLNKANPVIMDSSTFGLPTSSRLGYKETISYATKISTDGIYLHQLNSTVWAQGNTDTSHGCLNLNGDNASWFFDFSVPGDVVEVRNTGGKPLEIWQNGDWTVPWDQWLKGSSIT, from the coding sequence ATGGCCGCAACCTTCGCGGTGTTGGCCGTGCTCGGTGGCGTGGTGGTCAGTGGTTCGGAACGCTGTGTGCACGGATGCCAGGTGCTCGCCGCCCCTCGGGATCTGGCCGAGGCGCAGACGCCGACCGTGCCCGCGTCCACACCCGCGATGCTGTCGGTCATGCCGGCACCGGCGGCCGACAAGGTGAATCCGTCGAGTCCGGTCGTGGTCAGCGCCACCGCGGGCACCCTTACCGACGTCACGATGACCAACGACAGCGGCAAGGTGGTGCCGGGTGTGCTCACGCCGGATCACACGGCTTGGAAGCCAACCGGTCAGCTTGGTTACGGCCGCACCTACACGATGAAGGTCCTGGCGCGCGGCCCCGCCGGGATGCCCTCCCGCCAGGAGTCCAGCTTCACCACGGTGTCTCCCAGCAAGCAAACGCAGGTGTACTTCGAGACCACCGACGGCGGACTGCTGCAGGACGGCGCCACCTACGGCGTGGGTGCGGTGGTCGTCGCCCACTTCGACGAGGACATCGACAACAAAGCCAACGCAGAGCGGCACCTATCGGTCACCACGAACCCGCCGGTGGCCGGATCGTGGTACTGGATCGACGATCAGACCGCGCACTGGCGGCCGCAGAAGTACTACGCGCCGGGCACCACCGTGACGGTGGCCGCCAATGTCTATGGCACCCCGCTCGGCGACGGCCTCTACGGCGAGGAGGACGAGCACGTCTCGTTCAAGATCGGTGACGCGCACGTGTCGATCGCCGACGACATCACCCACATGGTGAGCGTCTACGACAACGGCAAGCTGGTCCGCACCATGCCGACCTCGATGGGCATGGGCGGCGTCCAAACCATTGCGGGCAACACCTTCTCGTTCTTCACCCCGCCCGGCGTCTACACGGTGCTGAACAAGGCCAACCCGGTGATCATGGATTCCTCGACGTTCGGGTTGCCGACGAGCTCGCGGCTCGGCTACAAGGAGACGATCTCCTACGCCACCAAGATCAGCACCGACGGCATCTACCTGCACCAGCTCAACTCGACGGTGTGGGCGCAGGGCAATACCGACACGTCGCACGGCTGCCTGAACCTCAACGGCGACAACGCTTCCTGGTTCTTCGACTTCTCGGTTCCCGGCGACGTCGTCGAGGTGCGCAACACCGGTGGCAAGCCGCTGGAGATCTGGCAGAACGGCGACTGGACGGTGCCGTGGGATCAGTGGCTCAAGGGCAGCAGCATCACCTAG
- a CDS encoding esterase family protein, giving the protein MTFVQRIRRSWGRRLAVAAIAAAALPGLIGVTGVSATAGAYSPAGLPVEDLQVPSAAMGRNVLVRFQPGGSHAVYLLDGLRARDDNSGWDIETNAFEKFNGSGVSVVMPVGGMSSFYTNWQSPAVGNGQTQNYQWETFLTSELPAYLAANKGISSSGNAVVGLSMSGSAALILAAYHPGQFSYAGSMSGFLNLSQGVWPTLVGFAMRDSGGFDAGAMWGPGGGPAWQRNDPTLQASRLASNGTRIFVYTGNGTPNELGGADLPATLLESLTRDSNVAFQNAYTGAGGNNATFNFPPNGTHAWGYWGAQLDAMKSGIVQTIA; this is encoded by the coding sequence ATGACGTTCGTTCAAAGAATCCGGCGCAGTTGGGGACGGCGGCTCGCCGTCGCCGCAATCGCCGCCGCCGCACTACCCGGCCTGATCGGGGTCACGGGCGTATCGGCGACCGCCGGGGCGTATTCGCCTGCGGGGCTGCCGGTCGAGGACCTGCAGGTGCCCTCCGCCGCGATGGGCCGCAACGTGCTGGTGCGCTTCCAGCCCGGCGGTTCGCACGCGGTGTACCTGCTCGACGGGCTCCGTGCCCGCGACGACAACAGCGGCTGGGACATCGAGACCAATGCCTTTGAGAAGTTCAACGGCTCCGGTGTCTCGGTCGTCATGCCCGTTGGCGGCATGTCGAGCTTCTACACCAACTGGCAGAGCCCTGCCGTCGGCAACGGTCAGACCCAGAACTACCAGTGGGAGACGTTCCTGACCTCGGAGCTCCCCGCCTACCTCGCGGCGAACAAGGGCATCTCGTCGAGCGGAAACGCCGTCGTCGGCCTGTCGATGTCGGGCAGCGCCGCGCTGATCCTGGCCGCCTACCACCCGGGCCAATTCTCCTACGCTGGCTCCATGTCGGGCTTCCTGAACCTCTCGCAGGGGGTCTGGCCCACGCTCGTCGGATTCGCGATGCGCGACTCCGGCGGCTTCGACGCGGGCGCCATGTGGGGTCCCGGCGGCGGTCCGGCCTGGCAGCGCAACGACCCGACGCTCCAGGCGAGCCGGTTGGCCTCCAACGGCACCCGGATCTTCGTATACACCGGTAACGGCACCCCCAATGAACTGGGCGGCGCCGACCTACCTGCCACGCTGCTCGAGAGTTTGACCCGGGATAGCAACGTCGCCTTCCAGAACGCCTACACCGGCGCAGGCGGAAACAACGCGACGTTCAACTTCCCGCCCAATGGCACCCACGCCTGGGGCTACTGGGGCGCCCAGCTAGATGCGATGAAGTCGGGCATCGTCCAGACGATCGCCTAG